A genomic region of Zalophus californianus isolate mZalCal1 chromosome 11, mZalCal1.pri.v2, whole genome shotgun sequence contains the following coding sequences:
- the KLHL35 gene encoding kelch-like protein 35: MARMLEGPVLEESEPGSVAPCAGSCHAQRVLQTLNAYRRSGTLTDVVLRAGGRDFPCHRAALSAGSAYFRSLFAAGRPEHGLAVVPVAPVASEAGPGAGAAALAVVLDYVYGAGVRLGAEDEAAAVLALAERLGVAGLREACASFLEGRLRAANSLALRRVAAAFSLASLAERCGRVLRQAFVEVARHADFLELAPDEVAALLADPALGVAREEAVFEAAMRWVRHDAPARRGQLRRLLEHVRLPLLAPAYFLEKVEADELLQASRECRPLLLEARACFILGREAGALRTRPRRFMDLAEVIVVIGGCDRKGLLKLPFTDAYHPESRRWTPLPSLPGYTRSEFAVSALRNDIYVSGGHINSRDVWMFNTPWHTWIKVASLLKGRWRHKMAVVQGQLFAVGGFDGLRRLRSVERYDPFSNTWAAAAPLPEAVSSAAVVSCAGRIYVVGGAGQDGLSTNKVQCFDPKEDRWSLRSPAPFSQRCLEAVSLEGTIYVVGGLMSKIFTYDPGTDVWGEAAVLPSPVESCGVTVCDGKVHILGGRDDLGESTDRVFTFDPSNGQVEAQPSLQRCTSSHGCITIIQSLGR, from the exons ATGGCCAG GATGCTGGAGGGCCCAGTGCTGGAGGAGTCGGAGCCCGGCTCCGTGGCGCCGTGTGCGGGGTCCTGCCACGCGCAGCGCGTTCTGCAGACTCTCAACGCGTACCGGCGGAGCGGCACCCTCACCGACGTGGTGCTGCGCGCCGGCGGCCGCGACTTCCCGTGCCACCGCGCGGCGCTCAGCGCGGGCAGCGCCTACTTCCGCAGCCTGTTTGCCGCCGGGCGGCCGGAGCACGGCCTAGCCGTGGTGCCCGTGGCGCCCGTGGCCTCGGAGGCGGGGCCGGGCGCGGGGGCGGCAGCGTTGGCCGTGGTGCTCGACTACGTGTATGGCGCGGGCGTGCGGCTGGGCGCCGAGGACGAAGCGGCGGCCGTGCTGGCGCTGGCCGAGCGGCTGGGCGTGGCGGGCCTGCGCGAGGCCTGCGCTAGCTTCCTCGAGGGCCGCCTGCGCGCCGCCAACAGTCTGGCGCTGCGCCGCGTGGCCGCGGCCTTCTCGCTCGCCTCGCTGGCCGAGCGCTGCGGCCGCGTGCTGCGCCAGGCCTTCGTCGAGGTGGCGCGCCACGCCGACTTCCTGGAGCTGGCGCCCGACGAGGTGGCGGCGCTGCTGGCCGACCCGGCGCTGGGCGTGGCGCGCGAAGAGGCCGTGTTCGAGGCGGCCATGCGCTGGGTGCGCCACGACGCGCCGGCCCGCCGCGGGCAGCTGCGGCGCCTGCTGGAGCACGTGCGCCTGCCCCTGCTGGCGCCCGCCTACTTCCTGGAGAAGGTGGAGGCCGACGAACTGCTGCAGGCCAGCCGCGAGTGTCGCCCGCTGCTGCTCGAGGCCCGCGCCTGCTTCATCCTGGGCCGCGAGGCCGGCGCGCTGCGGACCCGGCCGCGGAG ATTCATGGACCTAGCTGAAGTGATCGTGGTCATCGGCGGTTGCGACCGCAAGGGGCTCCTGAAGCTGCCCTTCACCGACGCCTACCATCCAGAGAGCCGGCGCTGGACCCCACTGCCCAGCCTCCCAGGCTACACACGCTCAGAGTTCGCTGTCTCTGCTCTCCGCAATGACATCTATGTCTCGG GAGGCCACATCAACAGCCGTGATGTGTGGATGTTTAATACCCCTTGGCACACCTGGATCAAGGTGGCCTCGCTGCTCAAGGGCAGGTGGAGGCACAAGATGGCAGTCGTGCAGGGGCAG CTGTTCGCGGTGGGTGGCTTCGACGGTCTTCGGCGCCTGCGCAGTGTAGAACGCTATGACCCCTTCTCCAACAcctgggcggcggcggcgccccTCCCGGAGGCTGTGAGCTCAGCGGCAGTGGTGTCCTGCGCAGGCAGGATCTACGTGGTCGGGGGCGCTGGGCAGGACGGCCTCAGCACCAACAAG gTGCAGTGCTTTGACCCCAAGGAGGACCGGTGGAGCCTGCGATCCCCAGCACCTTTCTCACAGCGGTGCCTCGAGGCTGTCTCCCTTGAGGGCACCATCTATGTGGTGGGGGGCCTCATGAGCAAAATCTTCACCTATGACCCTGGCACAGATGTTTGGGGGGAGGCAGCTGTCCTCCCCAGCCCCGTG GAGAGCTGTGGCGTGACTGTGTGTGACGGGAAGGTCCACATCCTTGGTGGGCGGGATGATCTTGGGGAGAGCACCGACAGGGTCTTCACCTTTGACCCCAGCAATGGGCAGGTGGAGGCCCAGCCATCCCTGCAGCGCTGCACCAGCTCCCATGGCTGCATCACCATCATTCAGAGCCTGGGCAGGTGA
- the RPS3 gene encoding 40S ribosomal protein S3 isoform X1 — MAVQISKKRKFVADGIFKAELNEFLTRELAEDGYSGVEVRVTPTRTEIIILATRTQNVLGEKGRRIRELTAVVQKRFGFPEGSVELYAEKVATRGLCAIAQAESLRYKLLGGLAVRRACYGVLRFIMESGAKGCEVVVSGKLRGQRAKSMKFVDGLMIHSGDPVNYYVDTAVRHVLLRQGVLGIKVKIMLPWDPSGKIGPKKPLPDHVSIVEPKDEILPTTPISEQKGGKPEPPAMPQPVPTA, encoded by the exons ATGGCGGTGCAAATTTCCAAGAAGAGGAAG TTTGTCGCTGATGGCATCTTCAAAGCTGAACTGAATGAGTTTCTCACTCGGGAGCTGGCTGAAGATGGCTACTCCGGGGTTGAGGTCCGAGTTACACCAACCAGGACAGAAATCATTATCTTGGCCACCAG GACGCAGAATGTTCTTGGTGAGAAGGGCCGGCGGATCCGGGAATTGACTGCTGTGGTTCAGAAGAGGTTTGGTTTCCCTGAGGGCAGTGTAGAG CTTTATGCCGAAAAGGTGGCCACAAGAGGTCTGTGTGCCATTGCCCAGGCAGAATCTCTGCGTTACAAACTCCTAGGAGGCCTTGCTGTGCGGAG GGCCTGCTATGGTGTGCTGCGGTTCATCATGGAGAGTGGGGCCAAAGGCTGTGAGGTTGTGGTGTCTGGGAAACTCCGAGGACAGAGGGCTAAATCCATGAAGTTTGTGGATGGCCTGATGATTCACAGTGGGGACCCTGTTAACTACTACGTTGACACTGCCGTGCGCCATGTTCTGCTCAGACAGG GTGTGCTGGGCATCAAAGTGAAGATCATGCTTCCCTGGGACCCAAGTGGTAAGATTGGCCCTAAGAAGCCTCTGCCGGATCATGTGAGCATCGTGGAACCCAAAGATGAGATActgcccaccacccccatctCGGAACAGAAGGGTGGGAAGCCAGAGCCGCCTGCTATGCCGCAGCCAGTACCCACAGCATAA
- the RPS3 gene encoding 40S ribosomal protein S3 isoform X2: MESGAKGCEVVVSGKLRGQRAKSMKFVDGLMIHSGDPVNYYVDTAVRHVLLRQGVLGIKVKIMLPWDPSGKIGPKKPLPDHVSIVEPKDEILPTTPISEQKGGKPEPPAMPQPVPTA, encoded by the exons ATGGAGAGTGGGGCCAAAGGCTGTGAGGTTGTGGTGTCTGGGAAACTCCGAGGACAGAGGGCTAAATCCATGAAGTTTGTGGATGGCCTGATGATTCACAGTGGGGACCCTGTTAACTACTACGTTGACACTGCCGTGCGCCATGTTCTGCTCAGACAGG GTGTGCTGGGCATCAAAGTGAAGATCATGCTTCCCTGGGACCCAAGTGGTAAGATTGGCCCTAAGAAGCCTCTGCCGGATCATGTGAGCATCGTGGAACCCAAAGATGAGATActgcccaccacccccatctCGGAACAGAAGGGTGGGAAGCCAGAGCCGCCTGCTATGCCGCAGCCAGTACCCACAGCATAA